From the Bacillus marinisedimentorum genome, one window contains:
- the dapA gene encoding 4-hydroxy-tetrahydrodipicolinate synthase translates to MDFGRIGTAMVTPFDNKGNIDFAKTTQLVHYLIENGTDTLVVSGTTGESPTLTTEEKVALFKHVAEAADKRVPVVAGTGSNNTHASIELTKKAEEAGVDAVMLVAPYYNKPNQAGLYQHFKTIADSTALPVMLYNIPGRSVVRMSAETIIELSKVSNIVALKDATGDLPGMTEIIANTADDFVLYSGDDGLTLPCLAVGGAGVISVASHVIGNEMQEMTAAFEGGDLQKAAAMHQKLLPMMKAVFAEPSPAPVKAALQIKGMDMGSVRLPLVPASEETREMLVKLIQDL, encoded by the coding sequence ATGGATTTTGGCCGAATTGGAACGGCAATGGTTACACCTTTTGACAATAAAGGCAACATCGACTTTGCCAAAACCACTCAACTAGTACACTACTTAATTGAAAACGGAACAGACACCCTCGTCGTATCCGGTACGACAGGGGAATCGCCGACACTTACTACGGAAGAAAAGGTAGCGCTTTTTAAGCATGTCGCAGAAGCGGCGGATAAACGGGTTCCGGTTGTCGCCGGCACAGGCAGCAACAATACACACGCTTCCATCGAACTGACAAAAAAAGCGGAGGAAGCAGGCGTGGATGCGGTCATGCTGGTGGCCCCTTATTACAACAAACCTAACCAGGCAGGGCTGTATCAGCACTTCAAAACAATAGCGGATTCTACAGCATTGCCGGTTATGCTTTATAACATACCAGGTCGGTCAGTTGTAAGAATGTCGGCTGAGACGATTATCGAGCTCTCAAAAGTCAGCAATATAGTGGCTCTTAAAGATGCGACAGGCGATCTGCCCGGCATGACGGAAATCATCGCAAATACAGCCGATGATTTTGTGCTTTACAGCGGCGATGACGGTCTTACGCTTCCTTGTCTCGCAGTCGGGGGAGCCGGAGTCATTTCGGTCGCCTCCCACGTAATTGGAAATGAAATGCAGGAAATGACGGCTGCTTTTGAAGGCGGAGACCTTCAAAAGGCTGCAGCCATGCATCAAAAACTGCTTCCGATGATGAAGGCGGTTTTTGCGGAACCGAGTCCTGCACCGGTAAAAGCAGCGCTGCAGATTAAAGGAATGGATATGGGATCAGTAAGATTGCCGCTCGTTCCTGCGAGTGAGGAAACAAGAGAGATGC
- the dapG gene encoding aspartate kinase produces MKRIVQKFGGTSVRNEEGRHRALHHIKTAVENGYKTVVVVSAMGRNGDPYATDTLLGLIDGNNTRVSNREMDMLMSCGETISSVVFSNMLRKNGLNAAAISGALAGFRTTADHTNAKILEMDCSRLEEELGKYDVVVVAGFQGQSETGDVTTLGRGGSDTSAAALGAALHAESVDIFTDVEGLMTADPRIVENARPLSQVTYNEISNMAYQGAKVIHPRAVEIAMNAKVPLRVRSTYSDTEGTLVTSHANQSGMGSDIQDRLITGIAHVSDITQIRVSAKEGRYDMQSEVFKAMAAEQISVDLINISPSNVVYTISEEKTALAVNVLSELGYEPDIVRNCAKVSVVGAAMAGVPGVTAKIVNALSSEGIQILQSADSHTTIWVLVREDDLHKAINTLHSAFKLAELQQSGNLNS; encoded by the coding sequence ATGAAACGGATTGTCCAAAAGTTCGGAGGAACTTCTGTCCGTAATGAAGAGGGCAGACACAGGGCGTTGCATCATATAAAAACGGCTGTCGAAAACGGTTATAAAACGGTTGTCGTCGTATCGGCCATGGGAAGAAATGGGGATCCGTATGCAACAGATACCCTCCTTGGCCTTATTGACGGCAATAATACCAGAGTCTCCAACCGGGAAATGGATATGCTCATGTCCTGCGGGGAGACCATTTCTTCTGTCGTTTTTTCCAACATGCTGAGGAAAAATGGGCTCAATGCCGCAGCAATAAGCGGTGCATTGGCCGGTTTCAGGACGACGGCGGACCATACGAATGCCAAAATACTGGAAATGGATTGCAGCCGGCTTGAAGAAGAGCTGGGAAAGTATGATGTTGTGGTCGTAGCAGGATTTCAAGGCCAGTCAGAAACAGGGGATGTCACAACCCTCGGGCGCGGGGGCAGCGACACGTCTGCAGCTGCATTAGGCGCTGCTCTGCATGCAGAGTCTGTTGATATCTTTACGGACGTAGAGGGGCTTATGACTGCCGACCCGCGCATTGTGGAAAACGCAAGGCCGCTATCCCAGGTAACATACAACGAAATTTCCAACATGGCTTATCAGGGGGCGAAGGTGATTCATCCGCGGGCAGTAGAAATCGCCATGAACGCGAAAGTTCCGCTCCGGGTGCGTTCAACTTATTCAGATACCGAAGGCACACTTGTCACTTCACATGCAAACCAATCTGGCATGGGCAGTGATATCCAGGATCGCCTCATTACCGGGATTGCTCATGTTTCCGATATTACGCAAATCAGGGTATCTGCTAAAGAAGGGCGTTACGACATGCAGTCTGAGGTTTTCAAAGCCATGGCCGCCGAGCAGATCAGCGTAGATCTAATAAACATTTCACCGAGTAATGTCGTATATACAATCAGTGAGGAGAAGACTGCCCTTGCTGTGAACGTATTATCGGAGCTTGGGTATGAACCGGATATTGTGAGAAACTGTGCGAAAGTTTCCGTTGTAGGTGCCGCAATGGCAGGAGTTCCAGGCGTTACTGCAAAGATAGTCAACGCCCTTTCCAGTGAAGGGATCCAGATTTTGCAATCGGCAGACAGCCACACGACCATCTGGGTGCTGGTGCGGGAAGACGATCTGCACAAGGCGATCAACACGCTTCATTCGGCATTCAAACTGGCCGAACTGCAGCAATCAGGCAATTTGAACAGCTGA
- a CDS encoding dipicolinate synthase subunit B produces the protein MELKGKRIGFGLTGSHCTYDAVVPEIQKLLDAGADVIPVVSFTVSSTDTRFGEGVEWVKKIEEMTGEKAIDSIVKAEPLGPKYPLDCMVVAPLTGNSMSKLANGLTDSPVIMAAKATLRNLNPVVLGISTNDALGLNGQNLMKLLATKNIYFIPFGQDAPEKKPNSLVARMPLLDETVKAALNGKQLQPVIIEKFRD, from the coding sequence ATGGAACTTAAAGGGAAACGGATCGGATTCGGGTTAACAGGTTCTCATTGTACGTACGATGCGGTCGTGCCGGAAATACAAAAACTCCTTGATGCCGGAGCTGACGTCATACCGGTTGTATCATTCACCGTCAGTTCCACGGATACACGGTTTGGAGAAGGTGTTGAATGGGTGAAAAAAATAGAAGAAATGACCGGTGAAAAAGCGATTGATTCCATTGTCAAGGCAGAACCCCTCGGACCGAAATATCCGCTTGATTGCATGGTGGTGGCGCCCTTGACCGGAAACTCCATGAGTAAACTGGCAAACGGGCTCACTGATTCCCCGGTCATCATGGCTGCAAAAGCGACACTGAGGAACTTGAACCCGGTCGTTCTTGGTATCTCCACAAATGATGCCCTCGGACTTAACGGACAAAATTTGATGAAACTGCTGGCGACGAAAAATATCTATTTTATTCCGTTCGGCCAGGATGCCCCTGAAAAAAAACCGAATTCATTGGTTGCGAGGATGCCGCTATTGGATGAAACGGTGAAAGCTGCCCTGAATGGGAAACAGCTCCAGCCTGTAATCATTGAAAAATTCCGTGATTAA
- the asd gene encoding aspartate-semialdehyde dehydrogenase, protein MDHNKGYRVAVVGATGAVGQKMLETLEERNFPVSDLTLLSSSRSAGKKVTFQGKEHTVAEAVPEAFEGIQLALFSAGGSVSKALAPEAAKRGAIVVDNTSAFRMDEDKPLVVPEVNEEDLKNHNGIIANPNCSTIQMVAALKPVEREFGLSKVIVSTYQAVSGAGAQAVDEMKEQSRKMLDGSDYETNILPVKGDEKHYPIAFNAIPQIDKFQDNGFTFEEMKMINETKKIMHRPDLEVAATCVRLPIDTGHAESVYIEVEKSGVTVEQMKKLLADAEGITLQDDPSSQEYPMPLFAAGKKDVFVGRIRKDLDNDRGFHLWIVSDNLLKGAAWNSVQIAERLVKLGLL, encoded by the coding sequence ATGGATCATAACAAAGGTTATCGTGTTGCTGTTGTCGGGGCAACAGGCGCAGTCGGACAAAAAATGCTGGAAACACTGGAAGAAAGGAATTTTCCTGTATCAGATTTAACCCTTTTGTCTTCAAGCCGTTCTGCCGGCAAAAAAGTGACGTTTCAAGGAAAGGAACATACAGTTGCCGAAGCGGTTCCGGAAGCGTTTGAAGGAATCCAGCTGGCACTGTTCAGTGCAGGAGGATCGGTTTCTAAAGCACTTGCACCTGAAGCAGCAAAGCGCGGCGCTATAGTCGTTGACAATACTAGTGCGTTCCGTATGGATGAAGATAAACCGCTTGTTGTGCCGGAAGTAAATGAAGAGGATTTGAAGAATCACAACGGCATCATCGCAAATCCGAATTGCTCAACCATCCAGATGGTTGCAGCACTCAAACCGGTCGAACGGGAATTCGGGCTTAGCAAAGTGATCGTTTCCACATATCAGGCCGTTTCCGGGGCAGGGGCCCAGGCGGTTGATGAAATGAAGGAACAGTCGAGGAAGATGCTTGACGGAAGTGATTATGAAACGAACATTTTGCCTGTCAAAGGTGATGAAAAACATTATCCGATCGCTTTCAATGCCATTCCGCAAATTGACAAATTTCAGGATAATGGCTTCACATTTGAAGAAATGAAAATGATAAATGAAACAAAGAAGATCATGCACCGGCCTGATCTTGAAGTTGCGGCAACCTGTGTAAGGCTTCCGATCGATACGGGGCATGCCGAATCAGTGTATATTGAAGTTGAAAAAAGCGGTGTAACCGTGGAACAAATGAAAAAACTTTTAGCAGATGCAGAAGGAATCACCTTACAGGATGATCCGTCAAGCCAGGAATATCCGATGCCGCTTTTTGCAGCAGGCAAAAAAGACGTGTTCGTCGGCCGGATCCGCAAAGATCTGGATAATGACAGGGGATTCCATCTGTGGATCGTATCAGATAACCTTTTGAAAGGGGCCGCCTGGAATTCTGTGCAGATAGCGGAACGCCTTGTCAAACTCGGTTTACTGTAA